A stretch of Henckelia pumila isolate YLH828 chromosome 4, ASM3356847v2, whole genome shotgun sequence DNA encodes these proteins:
- the LOC140894633 gene encoding uncharacterized protein, whose protein sequence is MAYQQQQPVLPSPSSGSGPGGFQYVNSPFGDTTFTKVFVGGLAWETQSETMGRYFEQFGEILEAVVITDKNTGRSKGYGFVTFRDPESARRACADPTPVIDGRRANCNLASLGRPRPAVPFGRLRSPSPYLGSLPAARGGYAGSFGYQQPVTYGFQQGIMYSPYGYAAYGPEYAYHQGIYSPFGSQQYLHLYGVPGAVHSTMYPYNQLNQAVPGSHGFTALQGYAMPGHQIVQFGGPSVNAITTTSVPTIPVPYPTGVATPIPQQPQFILPAHSPQFMQGSGSDQNTG, encoded by the exons ATGGCTTATCAGCAGCAGCAGCCGGTATTACCCAGTCCTAGCTCAGGGTCAGGTCCAGGTGGATTTCAGTACGTTAATTCGCCATTTGGGGACACCACTTTCACCAAGGTCTTTGTTGGAGGCTTGGCGTGGGAAACTCAGAGTGAAACCATGGGTCGCTATTTCGAACAGTTCGGGGAGATTCTTGAGGCTGTTGTCATCACTGACAAGAATACTGGTCGATCCAAAGGATACGGTTTT GTGACTTTCCGGGATCCTGAATCAGCTAGGAGAGCTTGTGCTGATCCAACGCCAGTTATTGATGGCAGGCGTGCAAATTGTAACTTAGCTTCACTGGGTAGACCTCGGCCAGCTGTTCCTTTTG GGCGCCTTAGATCTCCATCACCTTATCTTGGAAGTTTACCGGCTGCTAGGGGTGGTTATGCGGGAAGTTTTGGTTATCAGCAACCAGTCACTTATGGCTTTCAGCAAGGCATAATGTATTCTCCTTACGG ATATGCTGCGTATGGGCCTGAGTATGCTTATCATCAG GGCATTTACAGTCCTTTTGGAAGTCAGCAATACCTTCATCTATATGGTGTTCCTGGTGCTGTTCACTCTACCATGTATCCTTACAATCAGCTGAACCAGGCTGTTCCCGGAAGCCATGGTTTTACTGCATTACAGGGCTATGCGATGCCTGGCCATCAGATTGTGCAGTTTGGTGGTCCTAGTGTCAATGCAATCACTACCACTTCCGTTCCAACTATTCCAGTGCCGTATCCTACTG gtgttgcaacacctaTCCCGCAGCAGCCACAGTTCATTCTGCCCGCACATTCACCTCAATTCATGCAGGGTAGCGGTTCTGACCAAAATACTGGGTGA